TCGAGGGGCTCGAGAATAGCCTGACGTCTATCAGCTTTAAGGCGGCTAGTGCTTCCCATAGAAAGAGCAAGAACAAGGGGGAAAGGAAGGAGAAAGTTCTCAGTAAAAAGGCCTTTTTCTGCCTAGAATTATTTTCGGCATCATCGGCAAGATCTTCCATCTTAATTGTCTGATTCAACTTTTCTTGCACCGCGTTCACGTCATTTCCCCCTTTCAGAAAATGTAGGACAAAAACATACTATATCATGTTTATTCATATTATTCATACTTACCGAGGACGCTCAGAGCGTAGTCCACGTAGCTGTTGTCTACCACATCTTCGACCTTGAGTTGGCCTTTTAGCAGGCCTCTTTCGATGTACCAATCCAGGTCCATCTGAATTCCCTTCATCCTAACGTAGCCGTTGGGATTAAGCCCTACCGGAAACATCTTTTCGTAAAGCGCCTTATCCTTCACTGAAGAATATTCCGCAAGAATGGATATTATTTCGTCCTTGTTTTTGTTCTTGAAAAATGCGTCATTGTAGTCCCTCAGGGATTTTATATAGGCAAGCATGAACCTCTTTGCGACTTCGGGGCGTTCTATCATGCTTTTTCCGTATACCAAAAGGGCAGTCTGGGCATCCGGGTCGTACTCTGAGGGGTCTTTCCACGGGTCTCCAATGCCTTTTTCTACAGCCGCTGCTATGAATGGCTCTATGAGCATTCCGCCATCGATGCTCTTGTTGCTCATCGCAGCGACTATATCCGGAAACGACCTTATAACCTGCAGATCGACGTCACCGGTGGTCATGCCGCCTTTATTGAGCACCCGGTCTAAGGCAATTTCGTCCAGCGACGCAGTCCCTACAATGGCAAGCTTCCTGCCTTTCAGGTCATTGTAATCATTTATTTGATCTACCAGGTCCTTCCTGATTACCAGTCTGTAATAGCCCTTACCCGGTATATTTATACCCTTGTCTGCTACGATTTTTATCGGAATTCCCCGCAGCATGGCGTTAAAAAGGCCTGATGCAGTAACCGTGCATCCGACGTCTAGCTGTCCTGCTCCGAGGGCATTTATCATGTCCTGACCCGTATTAAACTGCACTGGCTCGATTTCTATCCCCAGTTCCTTGTAGTACCCTTTTGCCATCCCTATGAGCACTCCTGCATCGGATACCACCTGCTTCATCCCCACGGTAACCTTTACAGAGGGCAAAAGGGGCTCTACTCCAGGGAAGTTGCCGGCCTCTACCTTGCCTTCACCCGAAGGCTCCTGTTTTGCCGCTTGCTTCCCGCACCCCGCTGCAAAAACCGAAAAAAGTAGCATAACCACCAGAAGCATTGCTATTTTTCTCATATTTCCCACTCCCTCCAGCTAAAAATTCATCTCTTGATATAATATTTTTTAAGACACGTCATGGTTACACTAACGATTCAGGGTAAATAAAAAAAGCCCGGTCTTTATTAGACTCGGGCTTTTTGTCGTATTTTTCATACGTCTACAAATATCCCTCGGCCTTCAATATGTCCACAGCGGATTTCAGGTCTTCATGGGTTACCATGATTACCGGCCCCGTGCACCCCATACCGCTTTCCGCATATATTCCGCTTTTCCATAAAATCCTTACCGCCTCTTCCATCTGAAGCACGTCTATGCCTGCTATCTCTTCCGTTACAGCTTTCTTAGGGGGCGGCTCAAAAGCCGCTTCTTTTTCAGGTTTTACAGCCTTTTCCAGTTCGGACAAGAATTCGTGAAATCCTGCCTTCCTTAACTTTTCGAATTCTTCTGATGCCTTCTCGAGGAGTCTTCCCCTCACCAATTCTACGGCGTACCGGATAGCCCCTTCCACCACCGGCGCTCCTGAGGCCCTGGAAAGGATGAGGATTATCCTCTTGTAGCCCTCGCCGATGCCGGGACCGTAGCCCCAGCCTAATGCTTCGTAATCGCCGCCCGTGGTGTAGGCCGAAAGTATTTTTACTAGGATGTTGCCTGTCAGGGTATCCGTCACCATGACGTCGCAGGAACCCGCAAGGAGGTCGTTGCCTCTCATTATGCACCCGCCGTCTGCCCTCATAGACCCCGCAAAATTTATTTCGTACCCTTGCTCTGAAAGCTGCTTCAGCAGCCTCTCCACCTGCCGGGAACCGTCGACGTTGAGTATGCCCACGCTCGGGTTTTCAATCCCCAGGGTTTTTGCTGCTATGATTCCGTACACAGCGTTCTTCACCATGGCTGCGACCCGGTTGACAGCAGAGGTACCGGTAGTCGTCGCTATTAGCATCGGCTTTCCCCTTGCAGGAGTAACCACCCTTCCCACTGTAGAGACACCTACCGGGAAGTTGTAATGCATGGTGACCACGGCGTCCAGTTCACCGCCGTCGAGCATCTTTTCCATAATCCGGTGTGCTTCCTCCAGCGTGCCGGCTTTTACACATTGAATCCCCCGCCCTTCTACTTCCTCACCGGCACCGATAAGCACTACTTCTACCCCATCGAGGCTCTTTGCCGCTTCCTTTGCCGCACCTATCAGCATCTCGGGGGGATGCTCGCTGCCGTGGACGGTCAATCCCACCCTTATCTTTTTTGTCCTGCGGCCTTCTAAAGCGTCGGCAAGCATATCAAAGATTTCAGGCTTATTTAGGGGCACCGGCCTCCCCCCTCGTCTTCAAGTATTCGGCAAATTCTCGGAAGGCTTCAGCCAGATACGACGAAATATCGGGCAATTTCTCTTCCTTTTTCTCCCCGGGGTTCTTTTCCATTAGAAATGATATGCCGTCGAA
The Caldanaerovirga acetigignens genome window above contains:
- the grdD gene encoding glycine/sarcosine/betaine reductase complex component C subunit alpha: MLADALEGRRTKKIRVGLTVHGSEHPPEMLIGAAKEAAKSLDGVEVVLIGAGEEVEGRGIQCVKAGTLEEAHRIMEKMLDGGELDAVVTMHYNFPVGVSTVGRVVTPARGKPMLIATTTGTSAVNRVAAMVKNAVYGIIAAKTLGIENPSVGILNVDGSRQVERLLKQLSEQGYEINFAGSMRADGGCIMRGNDLLAGSCDVMVTDTLTGNILVKILSAYTTGGDYEALGWGYGPGIGEGYKRIILILSRASGAPVVEGAIRYAVELVRGRLLEKASEEFEKLRKAGFHEFLSELEKAVKPEKEAAFEPPPKKAVTEEIAGIDVLQMEEAVRILWKSGIYAESGMGCTGPVIMVTHEDLKSAVDILKAEGYL
- a CDS encoding ABC transporter substrate-binding protein is translated as MRKIAMLLVVMLLFSVFAAGCGKQAAKQEPSGEGKVEAGNFPGVEPLLPSVKVTVGMKQVVSDAGVLIGMAKGYYKELGIEIEPVQFNTGQDMINALGAGQLDVGCTVTASGLFNAMLRGIPIKIVADKGINIPGKGYYRLVIRKDLVDQINDYNDLKGRKLAIVGTASLDEIALDRVLNKGGMTTGDVDLQVIRSFPDIVAAMSNKSIDGGMLIEPFIAAAVEKGIGDPWKDPSEYDPDAQTALLVYGKSMIERPEVAKRFMLAYIKSLRDYNDAFFKNKNKDEIISILAEYSSVKDKALYEKMFPVGLNPNGYVRMKGIQMDLDWYIERGLLKGQLKVEDVVDNSYVDYALSVLGKYE